The following are encoded in a window of Prevotella melaninogenica genomic DNA:
- a CDS encoding efflux RND transporter permease subunit: protein MTFTNFIKRPVLSTVISIFFVLLGIIGLVSLPIEQYPNIAPPTISISTFYQGADAQTVLNSVITPLEESINGVENMTYMESTATNAGMAMITVYFKQGADPNMAAVNVQNRVSQAQALLPAEVTRVGVTVSKRQSSNVVMYSLTTDDGRYDDEFLTNYNNINIVPMLKRINGVGDVQTPGMKTYSMRVWLYPDKMKQHKLVPSDVSMALAEQNIEAAPGSFGEQSNQKFEYTMRYKGRLKTPEEYGNIIISSNTNGQTVHLRDVAKVELGGLQYSVMMKNNSRPAVIGMVNQIAGSNATQIADDVKTALADAQKQMPPGMKVTIEQDVTEFLFASIEEVVFTLFITLLLVFFVVYIFLQDIRSTLIPMIAVPVALIGTFFFLWVFGFSINLLTLSALLLAIAIVVDDAIVVVEAVHAKLDLGYKSAMTAAIDAMNEISGAIISITLVMSAVFVPVSFIGGTSGTFYREFGVTMAVSIVISALNALTLSPALCAIFLKPHSKDEEHKKLSRVDRFHMAFNTQYDKINNKYQKVVEKIINHRWISSLTVVLGIVALVLTMNFTKTGLVPNEDMGTLFAMISLPPGTSQVETQKVTDQIDKMLASNPYIERREQIVGYNFIAGQGSNQSTFIIKLKPFAEREYGMIDRIKSVFDGAGIAGLFIDPTSSNMILGMIYKQTSSIKGAQIIAFGPPMIPGYGLSNGVSFVLQDKTGGDLNKFYKVAQDYLAALNKRPEFSRALTTYNPNYPQYMVDVDVAKAKQAGTSPAAILSVLQGYYGGMYASNFNSYGKLFRVMIQGTVESRMSESGLTNIYVRTAGGMAPVSEFCTLKRVYGPSNITRFNLFTSISISATPADGYSSGQAIQAAEEVAKQVLPQGYGYEFSGLTRSEQESSNSTAMIFVLCIVFVYLILSAQYESYILPLAVILSIPIGLSGAFIFTLIFGHNNDIYMQISLIMLIGLLAKNAILIVEFALERRRTGMAIKYAAILGAGARLRPILMTSLAMIIGLLPLMFASGVGRNGNQTLGAAAVGGMLIGTLCQVFVVPALFAFFQYLQERVKPLVFEDEASRDVIKELEQFSKGPATDYKIEE from the coding sequence ATGACATTTACGAATTTTATCAAACGACCGGTATTGTCAACGGTTATATCAATCTTCTTTGTACTCTTGGGTATCATTGGATTGGTATCACTGCCTATTGAACAATATCCGAATATTGCCCCTCCTACGATTTCGATTTCGACATTTTATCAGGGAGCAGATGCACAGACCGTGCTGAATTCTGTTATCACACCATTGGAGGAAAGTATCAACGGTGTTGAGAACATGACCTATATGGAATCAACCGCAACCAATGCTGGTATGGCAATGATTACGGTTTACTTCAAGCAGGGTGCAGATCCAAATATGGCAGCTGTCAACGTACAGAACCGTGTGTCACAAGCACAGGCATTGTTGCCAGCTGAGGTGACACGTGTGGGTGTGACGGTATCAAAGCGTCAGAGTTCAAACGTTGTGATGTATTCATTGACAACAGATGACGGACGATATGATGACGAGTTCTTGACGAACTATAACAATATCAATATCGTGCCAATGTTGAAGCGTATCAATGGTGTTGGTGACGTACAGACACCGGGTATGAAGACCTACTCTATGCGAGTTTGGCTGTATCCTGATAAGATGAAGCAGCATAAGCTGGTTCCATCAGATGTATCTATGGCTTTGGCAGAGCAGAATATCGAGGCTGCACCGGGTTCATTTGGTGAGCAGAGTAATCAGAAGTTTGAATATACCATGCGTTACAAAGGTCGTCTGAAGACCCCTGAGGAGTATGGTAATATTATCATCTCAAGCAATACCAATGGTCAAACAGTTCACTTGCGCGATGTAGCAAAGGTTGAGTTAGGTGGTCTGCAGTATTCAGTTATGATGAAGAACAACAGCCGTCCTGCTGTTATTGGTATGGTAAACCAGATTGCTGGTTCAAATGCTACACAGATTGCAGATGATGTGAAGACTGCCTTGGCTGATGCTCAGAAGCAGATGCCGCCGGGCATGAAAGTTACAATTGAGCAGGACGTAACAGAGTTCCTCTTTGCTTCAATCGAAGAGGTGGTCTTTACATTGTTTATAACTCTTTTATTGGTATTTTTCGTTGTGTATATCTTCTTGCAGGACATTCGTTCAACGTTAATTCCAATGATTGCAGTTCCTGTGGCTTTGATAGGAACCTTCTTCTTCCTTTGGGTATTCGGATTCTCCATCAACCTGCTGACACTCTCGGCGTTGCTGTTGGCAATTGCAATTGTGGTCGATGATGCCATCGTGGTCGTTGAGGCTGTACATGCAAAGCTCGACTTAGGTTATAAGAGCGCTATGACAGCAGCTATTGATGCAATGAACGAAATCTCTGGTGCTATTATCTCTATTACTTTGGTGATGTCAGCCGTGTTTGTTCCTGTATCCTTTATTGGTGGAACTTCTGGTACATTCTATCGTGAGTTTGGTGTTACGATGGCTGTGTCTATCGTCATCTCTGCTTTGAATGCTTTGACACTTTCTCCAGCGCTCTGTGCTATCTTCCTGAAGCCACATAGCAAGGATGAGGAGCACAAGAAACTGTCACGTGTTGACCGTTTCCACATGGCTTTCAATACCCAGTATGATAAGATTAACAACAAGTATCAGAAGGTTGTTGAGAAGATTATAAATCACCGTTGGATATCAAGCCTCACTGTTGTTTTGGGTATTGTTGCGCTTGTTCTGACAATGAATTTCACTAAGACTGGTCTTGTTCCAAATGAGGATATGGGTACATTGTTTGCAATGATTAGTTTGCCACCGGGTACATCACAGGTTGAAACCCAGAAGGTGACCGACCAGATTGACAAAATGTTGGCAAGCAACCCATATATTGAGCGCCGTGAGCAGATTGTAGGTTACAACTTCATCGCTGGACAGGGTTCTAACCAGTCAACCTTTATTATTAAGCTAAAGCCATTTGCCGAGCGTGAGTATGGAATGATAGATCGTATTAAGTCTGTCTTTGATGGCGCAGGTATAGCTGGTCTGTTTATCGATCCAACATCATCGAATATGATTTTGGGTATGATTTACAAGCAGACATCAAGTATCAAGGGAGCACAGATTATTGCTTTCGGTCCTCCGATGATTCCTGGTTATGGTCTATCAAATGGTGTTTCTTTTGTATTGCAGGATAAGACAGGTGGCGATCTTAATAAGTTCTATAAGGTAGCACAGGATTATTTAGCTGCATTGAATAAGCGTCCAGAGTTCAGCCGTGCACTTACCACTTATAATCCTAACTATCCACAGTATATGGTTGATGTTGATGTGGCAAAGGCAAAGCAGGCTGGTACATCACCAGCTGCAATTCTCTCAGTATTGCAGGGATATTATGGTGGTATGTATGCTTCAAACTTCAACTCTTATGGTAAGCTCTTCCGTGTTATGATTCAAGGCACGGTTGAGAGTCGTATGAGTGAGAGTGGACTGACGAATATCTATGTAAGAACAGCTGGTGGAATGGCACCTGTAAGTGAGTTTTGCACATTGAAGCGTGTTTATGGTCCATCAAACATTACTCGTTTCAACCTCTTTACCTCTATCTCTATCAGTGCTACACCAGCTGATGGTTATTCTTCAGGTCAGGCTATTCAGGCTGCAGAGGAGGTTGCAAAACAAGTGTTGCCACAGGGTTATGGTTATGAGTTCTCTGGTCTGACTCGTTCAGAGCAGGAGTCATCTAACTCTACCGCAATGATTTTCGTTCTTTGTATCGTATTCGTTTACTTGATTTTGAGTGCTCAGTATGAGAGTTACATCCTTCCTTTGGCTGTAATTCTTTCTATTCCTATCGGTTTGTCTGGTGCATTTATCTTTACGTTGATCTTCGGACATAACAATGATATCTATATGCAGATTTCACTGATTATGTTGATTGGTCTGTTGGCAAAGAATGCTATTCTTATTGTAGAGTTCGCTCTTGAGCGTCGTCGTACAGGTATGGCGATTAAGTATGCAGCAATCTTAGGTGCTGGTGCTCGTCTGCGTCCTATTCTTATGACCTCTCTTGCAATGATTATTGGTTTGTTACCATTGATGTTTGCAAGTGGTGTAGGTCGTAATGGTAACCAGACGTTGGGTGCAGCTGCTGTCGGTGGTATGCTTATCGGTACGCTCTGTCAGGTATTCGTTGTACCAGCTCTGTTCGCCTTCTTCCAGTACTTACAGGAGCGTGTTAAGCCTCTCGTATTTGAGGATGAGGCAAGCCGTGATGTAATCAAGGAACTCGAGCAGTTCTCAAAGGGACCTGCAACGGATTATAAGATTGAAGAGTAG
- a CDS encoding efflux RND transporter periplasmic adaptor subunit: MKKSILLSAITAVTVLLTSCGGGGRQSLPTNDEYPVVTISAANAQLKTTFPATIKGVQDVEVRPKVSGFITKLYVHEGEYVRAGQVLFVVDNSTYQAAVRQAEAQVASAQSGVAGAQARVVQANASLNSANAQAATSRLTYSNSKNLYNNKVIGDYELEAAKNAYETAQAAVSQAQSGVASANAAVTQAHAAVRQAQAMLSTAKDNLGFCYVKSPASGYVGSLPYKEGALVSASSAQPVTTVSNTSSIEVYFSMTESDVLKLSRTNNGLANAIKSFPSVSLMLADGTTYNHEGVVVKTSGIIDATTGTVSVIARFPNPEHLLKSGGSGQIVIAKNNNRALLVPQEATVQVQDKIFVYKVDADSKVHYAEITVDPQNDGINYIVTSGLKMGDRIVSKGLSSLEDGAKITALTPAEYDKAIEKAEKLGENQGSASGFLKAMKGEDK, from the coding sequence ATGAAAAAAAGTATCTTATTGTCTGCTATAACAGCAGTGACAGTGTTACTTACCAGTTGTGGTGGAGGAGGTAGACAAAGTCTCCCAACAAACGATGAGTATCCAGTAGTTACAATTAGTGCAGCTAATGCACAGTTGAAAACGACATTCCCAGCAACCATTAAGGGTGTGCAGGATGTTGAGGTACGTCCAAAAGTTAGTGGCTTTATCACGAAACTTTATGTACATGAAGGTGAGTATGTCCGTGCAGGGCAGGTCCTCTTCGTGGTAGATAACTCTACTTATCAGGCTGCTGTTCGTCAGGCCGAGGCTCAGGTTGCATCAGCACAGAGTGGTGTTGCAGGTGCTCAGGCTCGTGTCGTACAAGCTAATGCAAGTCTTAATTCAGCCAATGCGCAGGCTGCAACTTCACGATTGACTTATAGTAACAGTAAGAACCTTTATAATAATAAGGTAATAGGTGATTATGAGTTGGAGGCTGCAAAGAATGCATACGAGACAGCCCAGGCTGCTGTTAGCCAAGCACAGAGTGGCGTAGCATCTGCTAATGCAGCAGTGACACAGGCGCATGCAGCTGTTCGTCAGGCTCAGGCAATGCTCTCAACTGCTAAAGATAATCTCGGTTTCTGCTATGTGAAGAGTCCTGCATCAGGTTATGTTGGTAGTCTTCCTTATAAGGAAGGTGCTTTGGTTAGTGCTTCTTCTGCACAGCCTGTTACCACTGTTAGTAACACTTCTTCTATAGAAGTTTACTTTTCAATGACAGAGTCTGATGTCTTAAAGCTTAGCCGTACTAATAATGGTTTGGCTAATGCTATCAAGTCTTTCCCAAGTGTTAGTTTGATGTTAGCTGATGGTACAACTTATAACCATGAAGGTGTAGTTGTTAAGACCAGTGGTATCATAGATGCAACAACTGGTACAGTGAGTGTTATTGCCCGTTTCCCTAACCCAGAGCACTTGTTGAAGAGTGGTGGTAGCGGTCAGATTGTTATCGCAAAGAATAACAACCGTGCTTTGTTGGTACCACAGGAAGCTACTGTACAGGTTCAGGATAAGATCTTTGTATATAAGGTTGATGCTGATAGCAAGGTACATTATGCCGAGATAACCGTTGATCCACAGAATGATGGTATCAATTATATTGTTACAAGTGGTCTTAAAATGGGCGACCGTATTGTGAGCAAGGGCCTTTCAAGTCTTGAGGATGGTGCAAAGATTACGGCACTTACTCCAGCAGAGTATGATAAAGCCATTGAGAAAGCAGAGAAACTTGGCGAGAACCAAGGTTCAGCATCAGGCTTTCTCAAAGCTATGAAGGGAGAAGATAAGTAG
- a CDS encoding CCA tRNA nucleotidyltransferase codes for MRDLSDAELAQLIDKDIFHHISTAADKLGLECYVVGGYVRDLFLERPSNDIDVVVVGSGIQVASELKAILGKKAHLSVFRNFGTAQVKYKNIEVEFVGARKESYSHDSRKPIVEDGTLEDDQNRRDFTINAMAVCLNKARFGELVDPFGGIDDLWDGIIRTPLDPDVTFSDDPLRMMRCVRFATQLNFFIEDETFEALERNAERIKIISGERIEEELNKIMMTATPSKGFIELYRCGLLQLILPELVALDVVDTRNGRAHKNNFYHTLEVLDNICKHTDNLWLRWSALLHDVGKAKCKRWDATVGWTFHNHNFVGAKMVPTIFRRLKLPMDSKMKYVQKQVDLHMRPIAIADEEVTDSAVRRLMNDAGDDIDDLMTLCEADITSKNAVRKQRFLDNFRIVREKLKDLKDRDYKRLLQPCVDGNEIMEMFNLKPSREVGVLKKTLKDAVLDNKVPNEREPLLALLREKAKELGLV; via the coding sequence ATGCGAGATCTTTCAGATGCCGAATTGGCACAGCTTATAGACAAAGATATATTTCATCATATTTCAACAGCAGCCGATAAACTTGGATTAGAATGCTATGTCGTAGGTGGTTACGTTCGTGATTTGTTTTTGGAACGTCCTTCAAATGACATTGATGTCGTTGTTGTTGGGAGTGGTATTCAGGTTGCAAGTGAATTGAAAGCCATCTTGGGTAAGAAGGCACATTTGTCAGTCTTCCGTAATTTTGGTACAGCACAAGTAAAGTACAAGAATATCGAAGTTGAATTTGTCGGAGCAAGAAAGGAAAGTTATAGCCACGACAGCAGGAAACCAATAGTTGAAGACGGTACATTAGAAGATGACCAGAATCGTCGTGACTTTACGATTAATGCGATGGCGGTATGCTTGAATAAAGCACGTTTCGGAGAATTGGTAGACCCATTTGGAGGTATTGATGACCTTTGGGATGGTATTATCCGTACACCACTTGATCCTGATGTAACCTTCTCAGATGATCCATTGCGTATGATGCGTTGTGTACGTTTTGCTACACAGCTTAACTTTTTCATAGAAGACGAGACCTTCGAGGCTTTGGAGCGTAATGCAGAACGAATCAAGATTATTAGTGGAGAGCGTATTGAGGAAGAGTTGAATAAGATAATGATGACGGCAACTCCAAGTAAGGGCTTTATAGAGTTGTATCGTTGTGGACTCTTACAACTCATCCTTCCAGAGCTTGTTGCACTTGATGTTGTAGACACAAGAAATGGACGTGCACATAAGAATAACTTCTATCACACCTTAGAGGTGTTAGATAATATTTGTAAGCATACGGATAATCTTTGGTTGCGTTGGTCGGCATTGTTGCATGATGTCGGTAAGGCTAAGTGTAAACGTTGGGATGCAACAGTAGGTTGGACCTTCCACAACCATAACTTTGTTGGTGCAAAAATGGTTCCAACTATCTTTCGTCGTCTTAAACTCCCGATGGATAGCAAGATGAAGTATGTGCAGAAACAAGTTGACTTACATATGCGTCCGATTGCTATTGCTGATGAAGAGGTGACCGACTCTGCGGTACGTCGATTGATGAATGATGCAGGTGACGACATTGATGACTTGATGACACTCTGTGAGGCAGATATAACAAGTAAGAATGCTGTTCGAAAACAACGCTTCTTGGATAACTTCCGTATTGTTCGTGAGAAACTAAAGGACTTGAAAGACCGTGATTATAAGCGTCTTTTACAGCCTTGTGTTGATGGAAACGAGATTATGGAGATGTTTAATTTGAAGCCGAGTAGGGAGGTCGGAGTTTTGAAAAAAACGCTAAAGGATGCTGTGCTCGATAATAAAGTTCCTAATGAACGTGAACCGCTTTTAGCTTTATTACGAGAAAAGGCAAAGGAATTAGGGTTGGTATAG